In the genome of Thunnus maccoyii chromosome 15, fThuMac1.1, whole genome shotgun sequence, one region contains:
- the rpa3 gene encoding replication protein A 14 kDa subunit → MSGILDVPKPRINCSLLSQHISRPVCFVGRVEKVHPTGKTFTVTDGEGKTATVELNEPLEEELSGIVEIIGMVSNKGAIMATTYNMLREDKGIPFDLELYNEALKVIHDFPQYYPFEVAASG, encoded by the exons ATGTCAGGCATACTGGATGTCCCGAAACCAAGAATAAACTGCTCCCTGCTGTCGCAGCACATTAGCAGACCGGTGTGCTTCGTTGGGCGTGTTGAAAAG GTACACCCAACTGGGAAAACCTTCACCGTCACAGATGGAGAAGGAAAGACAGCAACGGTTGAACTTAATGAACCT cttGAGGAAGAGCTGAGCGGCATTGTGGAGATCATTGGTATGGTGTCCAACAAAGGAGCAATAATGGCCACCACATACAACATGCTGCGAGAGGACAAGGGCATTCCTTTTG ATTTAGAGCTGTATAACGAAGCCCTGAAGGTCATCCATGATTTCCCCCAGTATTACCCTTTTGAAGTGGCTGCAAGTGGATGA